Proteins found in one Acidimicrobiales bacterium genomic segment:
- a CDS encoding RidA family protein — protein sequence MSDRRRVSSGSPYEPVIGFSRAVRVGDRVVVAGTGPIWPDGSCAPDPGDQARRCLEIIETALLAADASLADVVRTRMYVTDAAVADAVGRAHGEVLGEVRPASTMVVVAGLVDPRWVVEIEAEAVVER from the coding sequence GTGAGCGACCGCCGCCGGGTGTCGTCGGGGTCGCCCTACGAGCCGGTGATCGGCTTCAGCCGGGCCGTGCGGGTCGGCGACCGGGTGGTCGTGGCCGGCACCGGGCCGATCTGGCCCGACGGGTCCTGCGCCCCCGACCCGGGCGACCAGGCCCGCCGGTGCCTGGAGATCATCGAGACCGCGCTGCTGGCCGCCGACGCCTCGCTGGCCGACGTCGTCCGCACCCGCATGTACGTCACCGACGCGGCCGTGGCCGACGCCGTCGGCCGGGCCCACGGCGAGGTGCTGGGCGAGGTCCGCCCGGCGTCCACCATGGTCGTCGTCGCCGGCCTGGTCGACCCCCGCTGGGTGGTCGAGATCGAGGCCGAGGCGGTGGTC